From Prosthecobacter sp., the proteins below share one genomic window:
- a CDS encoding serine/threonine-protein kinase, with protein MNTPATCPQCSSTLPADAPEGLCPACLMRGGLDTDATIKMTPSQKPSAAEPMPTPLPEELAPLFPQLEILELLGRGGMGTVYKARQMKLNRFVALKIISAEAGADPHFAERFQREAQALAKLNHPHIVSVFDFGETGGLFYFLMEYVDGANLRTLIRSGEMKPEAALALIPAFCDALQYAHDEGVVHRDIKPENVLVDKKGRVKIADFGLAKLLGQDANDHTLTRTGMYLGTPRYMAPEQVDRPDSVDHRADIYSLGVVFYEMLTGEIPMGRFAPPSQKVQVDVRFDEIVLHALERDVALRYQHASEIKTDVEGVTSTPRPPAAAVSSASPAMVAPARVDEAEPPAAMPLPSFFWLRAFALLMLGWLVVGALWNFCTPGCLLGALVMGIIVIELALRHARQKPVWAQTWRDASAWGRVYFAGSFIVLAVLPFMLTISAMDVKWETSSLRWNLMAQSKEAFETAHKGKEYQLIRGLDAFKDEVPATELVPSAVTWFGGWQIWGDNGPHHNLFGWLSIIASFCSVTLILTFMIQQVLGAEKFSVWRIGTSGWRPALALTCTMLASVVCAYAALNFCYITSSTGGKGKFTATPVMVAATPRQVEMALHKWAAENGYARGDDNRWSVDTVPKGQRVAEVALFNAWKASPFDRWQMTWSGLRQITPHVTVQTVGTDKPLQTMATYSGSMMQFDAQETALFEGVMKSLAEAISNATAMDVKKPLEEQIVRKPAGTPTASNVSPWLLFFGVVGLAVLWSVLRHGRQGKAAGAALSSEPRLSRCALWGAILAPFGLLLLPAFFTTRTVSSSDANGMSQQPQMTFMILLGVLFVISLAAPIGTTILGAVSLGHIKRSGGKLYGLPLAFADVVLFPMLLLHGGMAVLLGLLIVSIVKIAGVNAGIGLLELGLLAMLPLIADFFIVRALWRKVAGKPASNGGDIGSKLNLAAVGLLLAGIVNALAGLAWIGLNVNTLVAAAKQGAPMAEPVVMLLLSLGSIAVVYYTIGSALFLMHRKDDGDITFPLIMAALVPPGCIFGLPAAIYALVLLSKPEAKALFPQAKPESDTL; from the coding sequence ATGAACACCCCTGCCACCTGCCCCCAATGCAGCTCCACACTGCCCGCTGATGCCCCGGAGGGCCTCTGCCCTGCCTGCTTGATGCGTGGTGGCCTCGACACCGATGCGACGATCAAGATGACGCCTTCGCAAAAGCCGTCAGCCGCCGAGCCGATGCCCACACCGTTGCCGGAGGAGTTGGCGCCGTTGTTTCCGCAGCTCGAAATCCTCGAACTGCTTGGTCGCGGCGGCATGGGCACGGTTTACAAGGCACGGCAGATGAAACTGAACCGTTTCGTGGCGCTGAAGATCATCTCCGCCGAGGCGGGGGCTGATCCGCACTTCGCGGAGCGCTTTCAACGCGAGGCGCAGGCGCTCGCGAAGCTGAACCATCCGCACATCGTCAGCGTGTTCGACTTCGGCGAGACAGGCGGCCTGTTTTACTTCCTCATGGAGTATGTGGATGGCGCGAACCTCCGCACGCTCATCCGCAGCGGCGAAATGAAGCCAGAGGCCGCGCTCGCGCTCATCCCCGCGTTTTGCGACGCGCTGCAATACGCACATGACGAGGGCGTGGTGCATCGCGACATCAAGCCGGAGAACGTGCTCGTGGACAAGAAGGGCCGCGTCAAAATCGCCGACTTCGGTTTGGCAAAACTGCTCGGCCAGGACGCCAACGATCACACGCTGACACGCACCGGCATGTATCTCGGCACGCCGCGCTACATGGCCCCGGAGCAGGTGGACAGGCCGGACAGCGTCGATCATCGCGCGGACATCTACAGCCTCGGTGTCGTGTTTTACGAGATGCTCACCGGCGAGATTCCAATGGGCCGCTTCGCCCCGCCCTCGCAGAAGGTACAGGTGGACGTGCGCTTCGACGAGATCGTGCTCCACGCGCTGGAACGCGATGTCGCGCTGCGCTACCAGCACGCGAGCGAGATCAAGACGGATGTGGAGGGCGTGACGAGCACACCGAGACCACCTGCTGCGGCAGTTTCGTCCGCATCGCCTGCCATGGTTGCTCCCGCTCGTGTGGACGAGGCAGAACCGCCCGCCGCCATGCCGCTGCCAAGCTTCTTCTGGCTGCGTGCCTTTGCCCTGCTCATGCTCGGCTGGCTGGTCGTCGGCGCGCTGTGGAATTTCTGCACGCCGGGCTGCCTGCTCGGCGCGCTAGTGATGGGCATCATCGTGATCGAGCTGGCGCTCCGTCATGCCAGGCAAAAACCCGTCTGGGCGCAGACCTGGCGCGACGCCTCGGCGTGGGGTCGGGTCTATTTCGCGGGCAGCTTCATCGTGCTCGCCGTGCTGCCGTTCATGCTGACAATCAGCGCGATGGATGTGAAGTGGGAAACATCCTCCCTGCGCTGGAATCTCATGGCGCAGTCGAAAGAGGCGTTTGAAACGGCGCACAAGGGCAAGGAATACCAGCTCATCCGCGGACTCGATGCCTTCAAGGATGAGGTGCCCGCGACCGAACTCGTTCCAAGCGCCGTCACCTGGTTTGGCGGCTGGCAGATCTGGGGCGACAACGGGCCGCACCACAATCTTTTCGGCTGGCTCTCGATCATCGCCTCATTCTGCTCCGTCACGCTCATCCTGACCTTCATGATCCAGCAGGTACTGGGCGCGGAGAAGTTTTCCGTGTGGCGCATCGGCACCAGCGGCTGGCGGCCCGCGCTGGCGCTCACCTGCACCATGCTCGCCAGCGTGGTGTGCGCGTATGCCGCGCTGAACTTCTGCTACATCACCTCGAGCACCGGCGGCAAAGGCAAGTTCACCGCGACACCCGTCATGGTGGCGGCCACACCGCGCCAGGTGGAAATGGCGCTGCACAAATGGGCGGCGGAAAACGGCTACGCGCGTGGCGACGACAACCGCTGGAGCGTGGACACCGTGCCAAAAGGCCAGCGCGTCGCCGAAGTCGCGCTGTTCAATGCCTGGAAGGCCTCGCCCTTCGACCGCTGGCAGATGACTTGGTCCGGCCTGCGCCAGATCACACCGCATGTCACCGTGCAGACTGTGGGCACGGACAAACCGCTGCAAACCATGGCCACCTATTCTGGCAGCATGATGCAGTTCGATGCGCAGGAAACAGCGCTGTTCGAGGGCGTGATGAAGAGCCTGGCGGAAGCGATTTCCAACGCTACGGCAATGGACGTGAAGAAGCCGCTCGAAGAGCAGATCGTCCGCAAACCTGCCGGGACTCCCACAGCAAGCAATGTGTCGCCGTGGCTGCTGTTCTTCGGCGTGGTGGGCCTCGCGGTGTTGTGGAGCGTGCTCAGGCATGGACGCCAGGGAAAAGCAGCCGGTGCGGCACTGTCTTCCGAGCCGCGACTCAGCCGCTGCGCCTTGTGGGGCGCGATATTGGCACCGTTTGGCTTGCTGCTGCTTCCCGCATTTTTCACGACGCGCACCGTGTCCAGTTCGGACGCAAATGGCATGTCCCAGCAGCCGCAGATGACGTTCATGATCCTCTTGGGCGTGCTGTTCGTCATCAGTCTGGCAGCGCCCATCGGCACGACGATTCTCGGCGCGGTGTCGCTCGGCCACATCAAGCGCTCCGGCGGCAAGCTCTACGGCCTGCCGCTCGCCTTCGCGGATGTGGTGCTCTTTCCCATGCTGCTGCTGCACGGCGGGATGGCAGTGCTCCTCGGCCTGCTCATCGTCTCGATCGTGAAAATCGCGGGCGTGAATGCCGGGATTGGACTGCTTGAATTGGGCCTGCTGGCGATGCTGCCGCTGATCGCAGATTTTTTCATCGTGCGGGCGCTGTGGCGGAAGGTGGCGGGCAAGCCTGCATCAAATGGCGGTGACATCGGCTCCAAGCTGAATCTGGCCGCCGTCGGTTTGCTGCTCGCCGGCATCGTGAACGCGCTCGCGGGACTGGCTTGGATTGGCCTGAACGTCAACACGCTGGTGGCAGCGGCCAAGCAAGGCGCGCCAATGGCGGAGCCGGTGGTGATGCTGCTGCTGAGCCTGGGCAGCATCGCGGTAGTGTATTACACCATTGGCAGCGCGTTGTTCCTGATGCATCGCAAGGACGACGGCGACATCACCTTCCCGCTGATCATGGCCGCCCTCGTGCCACCGGGCTGCATCTTCGGCCTGCCTGCGGCCATTTACGCGTTGGTGCTGCTCAGCAAGCCGGAGGCGAAGGCGTTGTTTCCGCAGGCAAAGCCGGAGAGTGACACTTTGTAA
- a CDS encoding class I SAM-dependent methyltransferase yields the protein MNAHPMPHYPQFPRTAMYHPDWITAGVSGGANPLWLTEWLTEVMELRPGMRVLDLGCGRAMSSVFLHREFGVQVWAADLWFDVSENHERIRDAGCADGVFPLHADARALPFARDFFDAIISIDSFPYYGTDEMYLPYLARLVKPGGVIAIAIAGAAVVQEWDADVPAHLRDWWTPDLSCLHSAGWWRKHWEKSGILTVEHSDTMPKGWKLWRDWLHVIAPDNTSEIAALEADRGSYLGYVRIVGRRRADVALPDPVLSIPPAYVKQPLLQDHA from the coding sequence ATGAATGCACACCCCATGCCGCACTATCCGCAGTTCCCGCGCACCGCGATGTATCATCCCGACTGGATCACCGCCGGTGTCAGCGGCGGCGCGAATCCGCTGTGGCTCACGGAATGGCTGACGGAGGTGATGGAGTTGCGTCCCGGCATGCGCGTGCTCGATCTCGGCTGCGGTCGCGCCATGTCCTCGGTCTTTCTGCATCGCGAGTTCGGCGTTCAAGTCTGGGCCGCCGACCTGTGGTTCGATGTCTCGGAAAATCATGAGCGTATTCGTGACGCAGGCTGCGCGGACGGCGTGTTCCCGCTGCATGCGGACGCACGGGCGCTGCCCTTCGCGCGTGATTTTTTCGACGCCATCATCAGCATCGACTCCTTCCCTTACTATGGCACGGATGAGATGTATCTGCCGTATCTCGCGCGCTTGGTGAAGCCCGGCGGTGTCATCGCCATCGCCATCGCCGGAGCCGCCGTGGTGCAGGAATGGGATGCCGATGTGCCCGCGCATCTGCGTGACTGGTGGACGCCTGATCTCAGTTGCCTGCATTCGGCGGGATGGTGGAGAAAGCATTGGGAAAAGAGCGGCATTCTCACAGTGGAGCACTCCGACACGATGCCCAAAGGCTGGAAACTCTGGCGCGACTGGCTGCACGTCATCGCACCCGACAACACGAGCGAAATCGCCGCACTGGAGGCGGATCGCGGCAGCTACCTCGGCTATGTCCGTATCGTTGGACGACGCAGGGCGGATGTGGCGTTGCCTGATCCCGTGCTTTCCATTCCCCCGGCTTATGTGAAACAACCGCTACTTCAAGATCATGCCTGA
- a CDS encoding DUF1080 domain-containing protein — translation MKLLRLLPALLLALSLHAEDLHPAADAAGFVPLFNGKDLSGWKTTGNWLVEPDGSVSLHPREGEKGWQRYDAYISTEKQYADFTLDLEFKINAKGNSGVFMRVGDLKDHVKSGFEVQILDTYGLEKPGHHDCGGIVKGIGPSKNMVKPAGEWNRYTITVKGRSVKVIFNGEQVIDASLDGIKMADRPNLGHIAFQDEALRVWYRNVRIKELK, via the coding sequence ATGAAACTCCTCCGCCTGCTGCCCGCCCTCCTCCTCGCGCTCTCCCTTCACGCCGAAGACCTCCATCCCGCCGCGGATGCCGCCGGCTTTGTGCCGCTCTTCAACGGCAAGGATCTCTCAGGCTGGAAAACAACGGGCAACTGGCTGGTCGAGCCTGATGGCAGCGTCTCGCTGCATCCGCGTGAAGGCGAAAAAGGATGGCAGCGCTACGACGCCTACATCTCCACCGAGAAGCAGTATGCCGACTTCACCCTCGACCTCGAATTCAAGATCAATGCCAAGGGCAACAGCGGCGTCTTCATGCGCGTCGGTGATTTGAAGGATCACGTCAAAAGCGGCTTTGAAGTGCAGATCCTCGACACCTACGGCCTCGAAAAACCCGGCCACCACGACTGTGGTGGCATCGTGAAGGGCATCGGCCCGTCAAAGAACATGGTGAAGCCTGCGGGCGAGTGGAACCGCTACACCATCACCGTCAAAGGCCGCAGCGTGAAGGTCATCTTCAATGGCGAGCAAGTCATCGACGCCAGCCTCGACGGCATCAAGATGGCCGACCGCCCCAATCTCGGCCACATCGCCTTCCAGGACGAAGCGCTGCGCGTGTGGTACCGCAACGTGCGCATCAAGGAGCTGAAATAG